A genomic stretch from Mya arenaria isolate MELC-2E11 chromosome 10, ASM2691426v1 includes:
- the LOC128204049 gene encoding putative nuclease HARBI1 produces MFACYSHINIEKLFQVLVGLRCLAKGAFFSEVADTHGVSRSSVCRIIHGFVDAVINNVDNIKFPVQRDDQMSVKRGFPNIVGAVDGTLVPILAPTANEESFVCRKGFHAINCQAVASSDLRFIDIVAKWPGSSHDAGVFDNSVLKDYLEADLEAVLLGDSGYPLRRYLITPILHPSNENEERYNRRHKTAREVVERAFGVLKSRFRCLHRSGGVLPFSPGKSCRVFLACCKLHNLCIDNNMPLPDAIVCADDQGIQQNQEATRPGLTTRAQYIQLP; encoded by the exons ATGTTTGCGTGTTATTCTCATATTAACATTGAGAAATTATTTCAGGTTCTTGTTGGTCTCCGGTGCCTGGCAAAAGGTGCCTTTTTTTCGGAGGTTGCTGACACACACGGAGTGAGCAGATCGAGTGTCTGCAGAATTATCCATGGATTTGTCGATGCTGTAATCAACAACGTTGACAATATCAA GTTTCCTGTTCAGAGGGATGACCAGATGTCAGTGAAGAGGGGTTTCCCAAACATTGTAGGTGCTGTTGATGGTACTTTAGTACCGATTCTGGCCCCAACAGCAAATGAAGAGTCATTCGTATGCCGTAAGGGGTTTCATGCCATCAATTGCCAAGCAGTGGCTTCCTCAGACTTGAG ATTCATTGACATAGTGGCAAAGTGGCCTGGTTCCTCACATGATGCTGGTGTTTTTGACAATTCGGTGTTAAAG GACTATCTAGAAGCAGACTTGGAGGCTGTACTTCTAGGCGACAGTGGGTACCCGCTGAGGCGTTATTTAATTACTCCTATTCTGCACCCATCAAATGAGAATGAGGAGAGGTACAACAGACGCCACAAGACTGCAAGAGAAGTTGTTGAGAGGGCTTTTGGTGTTTTGAAGTCAAGATTTAG aTGCCTACACAGATCGGGGGGTGTGCTGCCATTTTCACCAGGAAAGAGCTGTCGGGTTTTTTTAGCCTGCTGTAAACTACACAATCTGTGTATTGACAACAATATGCCACTTCCTGATGCTATTGTTTGTGCAGATGACCAGGGCATTCAACAAAATCAGGAGGCCACAAGACCCGGACTAACCACAAGGGCACAGTACATTCAGCTGCCATAG
- the LOC128204050 gene encoding uncharacterized protein LOC128204050, with protein MSERKQNWSSRELEELATGHTKHSTFLTSKHGPSSSEAEKKRVLNEILLSVNSVGGNGRTIDEMSKKWKDLKSRTKKKEQGRLKALRSSGLGEIPKTLILTELEERVLSCIPAVSVTGIQTGVDTNRSFSKFLGVANEDEVEVAAKENCPSAADYTNCAESSSDTVKNVRCSSGTSSTGKRKREYYDCQCSDELISLQRELLAESRTRNELLREISGSLKSLVSQRDQQTLNDLLGFQ; from the exons ATGTCAGAAAGGAAGCAAAATTGGTCGTCGCGGGAGTTGGAAGAACTCGCTACTGGGCACACAAAACACAGCACCTTTTTAACTTCCAAGCACGGCCCAAGTTCTTCAGAGGCAGAGAAGAAAAGAGTTCTAAATGAAATTTTGTTGAG tGTGAACAGTGTTGGCGGGAATGGGAGGACGATTGATGAAATGTCCAAGAAGTGGAAGGATTTGAag AGTCGAACAAAGAAAAAGGAGCAGGGTCGCCTGAAAGCCCTGAGGAGTTCAGGATTGGGGGAGATACCAAAAACCCTTATCCTAACAGAGCTGGAGGAAAGG GTCCTATCATGCATTCCAGCGGTATCTGTGACCGGTATTCAGACTGGAGTGGACACTAACAGATCAT TTTCCAAGTTCTTAGGAGTGGCCAATGAAGATGAGGTAGAAG TGGCCGCTAAAGAAAATTGCCCTTCAGCGGCTGACTACACAAACTGTGCTG AATCGTCAAGTGACACAGTAAAAAATGTAAGATGTAGTTCTGGGACATCCTCAACAGGAAAAAGGAAGCGTGAATATTATG ACTGCCAGTGCTCGGACGAGCTGATCAGTTTACAGAGGGAACTGTTGGCAGAGAGCAGGACTCGCAATGAACTGCTGCGGGAAATAAGCGGGTCCCTTAAATCTCTTGTTTCGCAACGAGACCAACAGACATTAAATGATTTACTTGGTTTTCAATGA